In Methylocystis sp. MJC1, one DNA window encodes the following:
- a CDS encoding CsbD family protein has protein sequence MKGEIEEMMGKVLNDKWLELKGKLGLLRGIAIGTAKDAINDAVEDIKKI, from the coding sequence TTGAAGGGCGAAATCGAAGAAATGATGGGAAAGGTTCTCAACGACAAGTGGCTTGAGCTCAAGGGAAAGCTCGGTCTACTCAGAGGTATCGCCATTGGGACGGCGAAGGACGCGATTAACGACGCAGTCGAGGATATCAAGAAAATCTGA